One Skermanella sp. TT6 genomic window, CTGGAGCAGGTCCCCGGCGCGCCCGAGCAGGTCGATCTCGACCATCCGCTCGGCCAGCATGCGGACCACCAGGTCGCCGCGCGGCCCCTCGGGGGCGAGGTCCTTGAACTGGTCGTACAGCCCCAGCGCCTCGACCGGCGGGAGCGCCGCGGCACCGTCCTTGATGAACAGGTTGGCGAAGCTGTCGGACAGTCCGCGGGACAGTTCGGCGGCCCGCGGGCTTTCGGGGAACAGGGCGACGGCCTGCCGGATCGTGTTGAAGCCCTCGGCGTAATTGTTCGCCTTCATGTAGGTCTCGCCCAGGCGCTGGAGGATGTCCAGCTCCAGGTCGTCGCCGCGCCAGGCGAAGCGCAGGCGCTCCAGCCGCGCCGCCGCGTCGGCCGGCGTCAGCTTGCCCTGCTCCAGCTCGATATCGACCAGGGCCAGCTCGGCCCGGGTCCGGTAGAGCCGGTCGGTGCCGCTTGCCGCCGCGAGGAAGGATGCCGCGGCACCGTCCTTGTCGCCGGCGAGTTGCTGGAGCTGGGCGCGCCGGAACTGCCCGGCCGGCCTGCGCTCGAAATTCCCACCGGTCCGCCGCGCCAGGGTTTCCAGCAGGCGGGCGGCGCCGGTCCGGTCGCCGGTGCGGATGCGGGCGTCCACCGCGAGGGCGGCCAGCTTGGTGAAGAACGGATCCGGATAGCCGTCGAGCTGGGCACGGGTGCGGTCGAAATCGCGCGCCGCCGCCGGCCAGTCGCCGCGCTCCGCCGCCACCGCGGCACGCCACAGGATCGCCTCCTCCTTGCCGTCGAGCGCCGGGTCGGCGAGGTCGTCGGCGGCCGACTGCGGATCCCCGTAAAGCAGCCGGGCGGCGCCGCGGATCGCCAGGAACTCGGGGCGTGTCTCCAGGTCGGGCTGGTTTCCCGCGAGCAAGCCCAGCAGGCCGAGGCTCTCCGCGGCATAGCCGTGGGCGAAATAGAAATGCGCGAGGTCCATGCGGGCCCGGTCCCGTTCGGCCTCGGGCGCCGCGACGACCGCCCTCTGGACCTCCTGGCGCAGCTTGTTGAACTCGCCGCTCGGGCCGCGCCGCCATCCCGCCAGGTCGAACAGCCCGGTCGGGGACTGGACCTCGCGGCCCCGTCCGCTCAGGCGGGTCGGCGAGACGCCGACCAGGTCGCCGGGCGGCGACAGCATCAGGCCGCCGGCGGTGGTCACCTCGACGCCGTCGCGGATTGGCCGGACCGCGACCGTATCCTCCAGCGGCTGCACCACGATGCCCTGCGCGGCGGGAAGCAGGCGGAGCTGGGCGAACCCGTGCGGCTCGACCACCGCCTGTCCCGGATTGGGCAACGGCACCAGCAGCAGCTGGTCCCCCGCCGCCGGGTCGTTCATCTGGATCACCTGCCGGGCGTCGGGCACGCCGACCACCAGCCGGGCGCCGAGCGGGAAATCGCGCTGGGCATCCACCGGCAGCCCTTCGGGCCGGGCGGCGGCACGCTGGGCCAGCGCGATCCGCCAAGTATTGCCGTCGCGCGCGACGGTCGGCTCCAACCCGTCGGGCACGGCCATGCGGAAGGCGGTGGCGCCCCGCATCGGCACCGTCTCCGGCCCGCCGAGCCCGGGGATCAGGGCATCCACCCTGACCCGGCCCTCGAGGTCCAGCGGCCTTCCGAACACGGCGTAGAGATATCCTGCGCGGACATAGACGGCCGCCGCCGCGGGCTCCTGCGCCTCCACCGTCACGGTGCCGCGCCAAGTCTCGGCGCCGCCCGGGGACAGCGGCTGCGCCGCCACGGGCTGGAGCGGGGCCGCCGAGGGCGGCGGGGCCGGCGCGGCGCGGGGTGCCGGGGCCGCCGCCTGCGGCTGGGGCAGCGGTGCCGGCGGTCGCTCGGATTTCACCGGAGCCGCTGGAGCCGGAGCCGCAGCCTTGGCCGGCTGCGGCGGGGGAGCGGGCTGGGCCGGCGTCGCCGCCACGGTCGCCGTCGCGGGCGGAGCCGGCGCGGGGGCAGCCGGCGCGGCGGCCTCCCGGCGGGGCGGATCGACGACGTCGAGGGCCACGCCGCCGGCCCCGGTGCGGAAATCCTTGATCTCGCTGCCGGACGGGATGGTGACCTGCACGACCAGCCGGCCATCGACGACAGTCTGCCCGATCGTCGGCACGTTGCGCAGGCGGACCCGCTGAAGCCGCGAGAAATCGGCCTGCCCCGGCCTGGAGAAGGTGATCTGGACGGTATCGCCCCGCCGGGCGACGGAATAGTCGACCGCTCCCGGCCAGTCGAACACCAGCCGGTTGCGGTCGGGATGCACGCCCGCGCGGACCCGGACCACGGCCTCCGCGGCTGCCGGCCCGGAACCCGCGGGGGCGGGCTGCTGCGCCGCGGCCGGACCGGAGCCTCCGGACAACCCGGCGGCAAGCAGAATCGCGGCCGCCAGTGCCGCCCCCAGCCGGGTTGTCATGTCGGTTCAGTCGAAGCTGGCGAGCAACTTGTCGATCTCGCTCTGATCGATCGCGTTGCCCGGAAGCTGGGGGCCGTTCAGCAGCGAGGACTCGTCGCCCGGGTCGGCCGCCGCGGCGGCGTCCCGGTGGGTCTTCTGGACCTCGTCGCCCAGGGCCTGGATCAGCACGTCGATCCTGCCCTCGATATGCTTGAGCGTGCGGACCACCTTGGTGATGCGCTGCCCGGTAATGTCCTGGAAGTTGCAGGCCTCGAAGATGGCGGTGACGGCGGCGGTCAGCGCGGCGCCGTTCTCCGGATCGACCTTGCCGGCGATGGCGCCGATCACGTCGCAGGAATCCATGATCCGGTTGGTCGCGTCCTCGGTCGCGCCGACCACGGCGTCCAGCTCGTCGGTGGCGCTCGCGATGTGCTCGCTGCCGATGTCGTCCGGCCGGATCGCCGCGATCTCGCGCTTGGCATGCTGGATGTAGCGCGCCAACGCCTCCAGCTCGCCGTAGAGCTTCAGGTCGGCCGCGGAGACGTCGCCCTCCATGGAGGTCAGCACGGCGGTCACGATCCCGGCCACCTCCTCCCGGGCGAAGGGCTGGCGGATTTCATCGCGCGCCAGCGCGAGACGCTGGTGAAGCGGCGGGGTGGAGCCGAAAGGAGCGGTTGTCATCTTCGCCTTCTCGCTGGGCCGGCCTTCGGGCGCCGGTCATTGGGGTATGGTGGGCAGGGCGCGCCGGTCTACGAGCGATGCCGTGACCTCCTTGGCCTTGAGCGGGTCCATCGCCGCGAGGATGGGCGCGCTCTTGGCCTCCTTCATGCGCTCCATCACGTCGAGCAGCACCGGCATGTCGAGCGCCTCGAAGATCCGGGCGGCGTCCTTGGGCTTCATGGTCTCGTAGATCTTGACCAGGCTTTCGAGCTGGGCCGCCTGCTTCTCGTCGACCTGGCGGAGCAGCCCCTCGATGTTGGTCCGCAGGTCTGTCAGCTCCGCCACCTTCTGATCGATCCGCTGCTGCGCCGCGGTGAGCAGGGCCTCGCGCTGGTCGAGCTCGCGGGCGCGCCGGTCCAGCTCCTCCCGCCGCTCGGTCAGCCGCTGGAACACCTCGGCCTGGACATTGCCGAAGCCCTGCCCGTCGGTCTCGCCGGTCGAGGCGGTCACGGTCCGCAGCGGCGGCGGCGGAGCCAGCGCAGGCTGCGGCGCCGGGGCCGGAACAGGAGCCGGAACAGGGGCCGGGGGAGCGGCGGCCGGCTCCCGGGCCTGGACGACGGCGATCGGGTCGCGCATGCCGCCGCCGATCGCCAGCCAGATGTCGCCGACCCGGACGCCCAGCATCAGGACCGCGACGAAGATGGTGAGCGGCAGCAGGCGCGGCCGGAAGCGGGACGGCAGGCTCAGGGTCGCGACGGGGGCCGAGGCTCCGGCGGGAGCGCGGGAGGCCTTGGCCGGAGCGGGGGTCTTGGCGGGGCGTTTGGGTTTGGACATGGCGGTCGGCTCGACGCTGGGTCTGGTGCGCTGCTAGCGCAGGTTTTCGAGGGCGCGCAGCAATTCGCGCTCGGCCCGCGAGCGGGCCTCCTGCGGCGGCGCCGGGGATGGCGGTGGCGGTGCCGGCGGCTCCGGATGGGCTGCCGGCGCGGCATGCTGAAGGGGCGGATGCTGCGCCGCGTTCGACGGGCCGGGCGGCGCCGGGCGGCGCGCGGACGGTTCGGCCCTGGCCGGACGCGCGGGACCGGCGGGCGGCTGCTGCGAAGCCGCCGCGGACGGCTTCGGCACGGCCCCCGCCTTGATCGCGGCGGGAGCGGGGCCGGTCGCGGCGCGCAGGGTGTGGCTGCCGACCGATCCTTCCAGGCGGCTCGCCAGGCTGTCGGCGGCCTCGATCATGAATTGCAGCTCGTCGCGCAGGGTTTGGGCCCGGTCGATCGACTTCTGGAGGGTCTCGGCGACCTTGGCCGCCGTGTCCTTCATGCCGGCAACGCTGGTCTCGGCCCGGCCGGCGGCGTCGGCGAAACCCTTCACCAGCGCGTCCAGCTCGTCCTTGCTGTCGCGCAGGCGGGTCAGCCGGCGGTTCAGCACGATGGCGAAGCCGATGGTCGCCGACAGCAGCACGACGATGAGGACGTCCAGGACGAGGGGCAGCGTGACGGTCATCTCCGGGTATCCTCCTCGCGCGGGGCCTCGCGTTCGATGCGGACCGCGATATGGCCGCCCTTGCGCCCCATCCGGCCGTCGAACATGGGCACGTCGCCGCAGCGGAGCTCGATCGTGTCGTCGGGCGTGGCGTTGAGCAGGATGCGGGTGCCGACCTTCCAGTTCAGCACGTCGTAGAGCTGCACCGTGATCTCGTCCAGGACGGCGCTGATCTGGACTTCGGTCATCCACAGCTCGCTGGCCAGGTGGGTTTCCCAGATCGAGTCCCGGCCGAACTTCTCGCCCATGAACATCTGCAGCAGGAGCTCGCGCACCGGCTCCAGCGTCGCGTAGGGGATCAGCAGTTCCAGCCGGCCGCCGCGGTCTTCCATGTCGATGCGCAGCTTGGCGAGCACGGCGGCGTTGGCCGGCCGGGCGATGGTCGCGAAGCGCGGGTTGGTCTCCAGCCGGTCGAACCGGAAGGTCACCGGCGACAGCGGGTCGAAGGCGGCGGACAGGTCGCTGAGCACCACATGGACCATGCGCTCGACCAGGTTGCGCTCGATCGTGGTGTAGGGACGCCCCTCGATGCGCATCGCGGCGGTGCCGCGCCGTCCGCCCAGCAGCACGTCCACGATGGAGTAGATCAGCGCGCTGTCCACCACCATCAGGCCGTAATTGTCCCATTCCTCCGCCTTGAAGACGGACAGCATGGCCGGCAGCGGGATGGAGTTGAGATAGTCGCCGAACCGGACCGAGGAGATCTGGTCGAGGCTGACCTCCACGTTGTCGGAGGTGAAGTTGCGGAGCGACGTGGACATCATGCGGACGAGGCGGTCGAACACCACCTCCAGCATGGGCAGGCGCTCGTAGTTGACCAGCGCGCTGTTGACCAGCGCCATCAGGCCGGAATTGTCGCCGTCGCCCGAGCCGTCGCTGTCGAAGCCCAGCAGGCTGTCGATCTCGTCCTGGTTGAGCACGCGGGTCGAGGTCCCGCCGCCCACGTCGCCGCCGCCGCCGTCGCTGCCCTCGTCGGCCAACGCCGCCCACTCGGCGGCCAGCCGCTCCTCGTCGCTCAGCCCGTCCAGCTTAAGGTCGCTCATGCCATGCTCCCCCGGCTCACTGGATCAGCATTTCGCGGAACAGGACGTCCTTGACCTGCACCGGCTGGGCGGCGACGCCGACGCGCATCAACAACTCCTCGCGCAGCCGGTAGATCCCGGCCGAACCGCGCAGGTCCTCCAGCCGCAGTTCGCGGAGGTAGACTTGGAAGTTGTCGACGATACGCGGCATGACCTTCTCTATTTCCGGCACATCTTCCGGCCGGCCGACCTCTATGCTGATGCTGATCTTGAGGAAGCTGGGGCGGCGCCCGGTGCTGTTCAGGTTGACCACCAGGTCCG contains:
- the fliM gene encoding flagellar motor switch protein FliM; the protein is MSDLKLDGLSDEERLAAEWAALADEGSDGGGGDVGGGTSTRVLNQDEIDSLLGFDSDGSGDGDNSGLMALVNSALVNYERLPMLEVVFDRLVRMMSTSLRNFTSDNVEVSLDQISSVRFGDYLNSIPLPAMLSVFKAEEWDNYGLMVVDSALIYSIVDVLLGGRRGTAAMRIEGRPYTTIERNLVERMVHVVLSDLSAAFDPLSPVTFRFDRLETNPRFATIARPANAAVLAKLRIDMEDRGGRLELLIPYATLEPVRELLLQMFMGEKFGRDSIWETHLASELWMTEVQISAVLDEITVQLYDVLNWKVGTRILLNATPDDTIELRCGDVPMFDGRMGRKGGHIAVRIEREAPREEDTRR
- a CDS encoding DUF6468 domain-containing protein — its product is MTVTLPLVLDVLIVVLLSATIGFAIVLNRRLTRLRDSKDELDALVKGFADAAGRAETSVAGMKDTAAKVAETLQKSIDRAQTLRDELQFMIEAADSLASRLEGSVGSHTLRAATGPAPAAIKAGAVPKPSAAASQQPPAGPARPARAEPSARRPAPPGPSNAAQHPPLQHAAPAAHPEPPAPPPPSPAPPQEARSRAERELLRALENLR
- a CDS encoding MotE family protein, whose translation is MSKPKRPAKTPAPAKASRAPAGASAPVATLSLPSRFRPRLLPLTIFVAVLMLGVRVGDIWLAIGGGMRDPIAVVQAREPAAAPPAPVPAPVPAPAPQPALAPPPPLRTVTASTGETDGQGFGNVQAEVFQRLTERREELDRRARELDQREALLTAAQQRIDQKVAELTDLRTNIEGLLRQVDEKQAAQLESLVKIYETMKPKDAARIFEALDMPVLLDVMERMKEAKSAPILAAMDPLKAKEVTASLVDRRALPTIPQ
- a CDS encoding tetratricopeptide repeat protein, which produces MTTRLGAALAAAILLAAGLSGGSGPAAAQQPAPAGSGPAAAEAVVRVRAGVHPDRNRLVFDWPGAVDYSVARRGDTVQITFSRPGQADFSRLQRVRLRNVPTIGQTVVDGRLVVQVTIPSGSEIKDFRTGAGGVALDVVDPPRREAAAPAAPAPAPPATATVAATPAQPAPPPQPAKAAAPAPAAPVKSERPPAPLPQPQAAAPAPRAAPAPPPSAAPLQPVAAQPLSPGGAETWRGTVTVEAQEPAAAAVYVRAGYLYAVFGRPLDLEGRVRVDALIPGLGGPETVPMRGATAFRMAVPDGLEPTVARDGNTWRIALAQRAAARPEGLPVDAQRDFPLGARLVVGVPDARQVIQMNDPAAGDQLLLVPLPNPGQAVVEPHGFAQLRLLPAAQGIVVQPLEDTVAVRPIRDGVEVTTAGGLMLSPPGDLVGVSPTRLSGRGREVQSPTGLFDLAGWRRGPSGEFNKLRQEVQRAVVAAPEAERDRARMDLAHFYFAHGYAAESLGLLGLLAGNQPDLETRPEFLAIRGAARLLYGDPQSAADDLADPALDGKEEAILWRAAVAAERGDWPAAARDFDRTRAQLDGYPDPFFTKLAALAVDARIRTGDRTGAARLLETLARRTGGNFERRPAGQFRRAQLQQLAGDKDGAAASFLAAASGTDRLYRTRAELALVDIELEQGKLTPADAAARLERLRFAWRGDDLELDILQRLGETYMKANNYAEGFNTIRQAVALFPESPRAAELSRGLSDSFANLFIKDGAAALPPVEALGLYDQFKDLAPEGPRGDLVVRMLAERMVEIDLLGRAGDLLQAQVAGRLQGAEKGEVGARLAEVRLQDGRPEQALSALDQSEVSDLSAEMVARRRVLRARALAELKRYGEAVALLKEDSSQSAELMRVDIAWRGAQWAEAAAGLAKVVGPPPPAGTPLSKDKADLVLNQAVALSLAGDSAGLDRLRGQFTAAMDGTPHADTFRVLARPGQSGGLVDLASIQSRVKEVGTFQKFLSGRQGGQAVN
- a CDS encoding protein phosphatase CheZ encodes the protein MTTAPFGSTPPLHQRLALARDEIRQPFAREEVAGIVTAVLTSMEGDVSAADLKLYGELEALARYIQHAKREIAAIRPDDIGSEHIASATDELDAVVGATEDATNRIMDSCDVIGAIAGKVDPENGAALTAAVTAIFEACNFQDITGQRITKVVRTLKHIEGRIDVLIQALGDEVQKTHRDAAAAADPGDESSLLNGPQLPGNAIDQSEIDKLLASFD